A part of Desulfomicrobium baculatum DSM 4028 genomic DNA contains:
- a CDS encoding pseudouridine synthase has product MPDTELVEIPVLHRDEHLIAVHKPAGLLVHRNAHAGREPFLLQILRDQLGQRLYPVHRLDRPTSGLMIMALSPQAAHALALQFASQEVHKTYLAVTRGFVPPQGLIDDALKSESGSLQEARTEFTRLATAEIPHPVGPNPTARYSMVRVRPRTGRTHQIRRHFAHIRHPLIGDVLRGDGRQNRFFRDHFGLHRLLLASVELTFRHPEDTSPMTLTCPPARELLDLFGQLGWNAAIDAFNVQTNTR; this is encoded by the coding sequence ATGCCGGACACTGAGCTTGTTGAAATCCCGGTGCTGCACCGGGATGAACACCTCATCGCCGTGCACAAACCCGCCGGACTGCTTGTGCACCGCAACGCCCACGCCGGACGCGAACCCTTTCTGCTGCAGATCCTGCGCGACCAGCTCGGCCAGCGCCTCTATCCGGTGCACCGCCTGGACCGCCCCACTTCCGGCCTCATGATCATGGCCCTCTCGCCGCAGGCCGCCCACGCGCTGGCCCTCCAGTTCGCGAGCCAGGAAGTTCATAAAACCTATCTTGCCGTGACGAGGGGATTCGTTCCTCCCCAAGGTCTCATCGACGATGCGCTCAAATCCGAATCCGGCAGCCTGCAGGAGGCCCGAACCGAATTCACGCGCCTGGCCACGGCGGAAATCCCGCACCCGGTCGGCCCAAACCCCACCGCCCGCTACAGCATGGTCCGGGTTCGCCCCAGGACCGGCCGCACCCACCAGATCCGCCGCCACTTCGCCCACATCCGCCACCCGCTCATCGGCGACGTGTTGCGCGGGGACGGCCGGCAGAACCGCTTCTTCCGCGACCATTTCGGCCTGCACCGCCTGCTGCTGGCCAGCGTGGAACTCACCTTCCGCCACCCCGAAGACACCAGTCCTATGACCTTGACCTGCCCCCCTGCGCGGGAACTCCTCGATCTTTTCGGCCAGCTGGGCTGGAACGCCGCCATCGACGCTTTCAACGTCCAAACCAACACGCGCTGA
- the ansA gene encoding asparaginase yields the protein MKKKVCILYTGGTIGMKPTPQGYAPEAGYLGRVMASMPDFSSPEMPKYVICEYAPLLDSSNMGPKNWLAIARDIAEKYHEFDGFIVIHGTDTMAYTASALPFMLEGLAKPVVLTGSQIPLCKVRSDGRDNLVTALMVIAQTPVSEVCLCFGNRLLRGCRSTKVDAAGFQAFDSPNYPDLGHIGVTIRPHPELLLPPRPANGLTVHPLSEARVGALRLFPGISAELVANVLRSPLQGLVLETYGMGNGPSDDAELMDVLAEASKRGVVIVNCTQCLRGTVDQGGYQAGSALARAGVVSGVDMTAEAALTKMIYLFSLDLPPEDIRQTMTRNLRGELTENNAGH from the coding sequence GTGAAAAAAAAGGTCTGCATCCTTTACACCGGCGGGACCATCGGCATGAAGCCCACCCCGCAGGGCTATGCGCCGGAAGCCGGATACCTTGGCCGCGTCATGGCTTCCATGCCCGACTTCTCAAGCCCCGAGATGCCGAAGTACGTCATCTGCGAATACGCCCCGCTGCTTGACTCCTCCAACATGGGCCCGAAAAACTGGCTGGCCATCGCCCGCGACATCGCCGAAAAGTACCACGAATTCGACGGATTCATCGTCATCCACGGCACGGACACCATGGCCTACACGGCCTCGGCCCTGCCCTTCATGCTGGAGGGGCTGGCCAAGCCCGTGGTCCTGACCGGCTCCCAGATCCCCCTGTGCAAGGTCAGAAGCGACGGCCGCGACAACCTCGTCACCGCGCTCATGGTCATAGCCCAGACCCCGGTCTCGGAAGTCTGCCTGTGCTTCGGCAACAGACTGCTGCGCGGCTGCCGTTCAACCAAGGTGGACGCGGCCGGGTTCCAGGCCTTCGACTCACCCAACTACCCGGACCTGGGACACATCGGCGTGACCATTCGGCCTCATCCCGAACTGCTCCTGCCGCCCCGGCCCGCAAACGGCCTGACCGTGCACCCCCTGTCCGAGGCCAGGGTCGGCGCGCTGCGGCTCTTTCCGGGCATCTCCGCCGAGCTGGTGGCCAACGTGCTGCGCTCGCCGCTGCAGGGGCTGGTGCTCGAGACCTACGGCATGGGCAACGGCCCCTCCGACGACGCCGAGCTGATGGACGTCTTGGCCGAGGCGAGCAAACGCGGCGTGGTCATCGTCAACTGCACCCAGTGCCTGCGCGGCACAGTGGACCAGGGTGGATACCAGGCCGGCTCGGCCCTGGCCCGCGCCGGGGTTGTCTCGGGCGTGGACATGACGGCCGAGGCGGCCCTGACCAAGATGATCTATCTTTTCAGCCTGGATCTGCCTCCCGAAGACATCCGGCAAACCATGACCCGGAACCTGCGCGGCGAGCTGACAGAAAACAATGCCGGACACTGA
- a CDS encoding lysophospholipid acyltransferase family protein, with protein sequence MNIKPLSDPYHTPKIQIDPFSRLFPSAAFYARILSIVCEAAWRTRGGGYSMEKWAEDSLTVIRRAEASGLRFHIENVSAVTSLPGPCVVVANHMSTLETFCMPGILATHRPIAFVIKRSLTTYPIFQRIVNAVEPIAVDRVNARDDFKTVMEQGQERLARGISVIVFPQTTRTLNLDRQAFNSIGIKLAKKAGVPVVPLALKTDAWGLGKLSKDYGCIRPEIPARFCFGDPMMIRGAGKNEHEEIMEFIHWKLTAWSAT encoded by the coding sequence ATGAACATCAAACCACTCAGCGATCCGTATCATACCCCAAAAATTCAGATCGACCCGTTCTCACGGCTTTTTCCCAGCGCGGCCTTTTACGCGCGAATTTTATCCATCGTCTGCGAAGCGGCGTGGCGAACCCGGGGAGGCGGCTATTCCATGGAGAAATGGGCCGAGGACAGCCTGACCGTCATACGCAGGGCCGAAGCCAGCGGGCTGCGCTTTCACATCGAGAACGTCTCCGCCGTCACCAGCCTGCCCGGACCCTGCGTGGTCGTGGCCAACCACATGTCCACCCTGGAGACATTCTGCATGCCGGGCATTCTGGCCACCCACCGGCCTATCGCCTTTGTGATCAAGCGCAGCTTGACGACCTATCCGATCTTCCAGCGGATCGTAAACGCCGTCGAACCCATCGCCGTCGACCGCGTCAATGCCCGGGACGATTTCAAGACCGTCATGGAGCAGGGGCAGGAACGCCTCGCGCGCGGCATTTCCGTCATCGTCTTCCCCCAGACCACGCGCACCCTGAATCTTGACCGCCAGGCCTTCAACTCCATCGGCATCAAGCTGGCCAAGAAGGCGGGGGTGCCGGTCGTGCCCTTGGCCCTCAAGACCGACGCCTGGGGCCTGGGCAAGCTGAGCAAGGATTATGGGTGCATCCGGCCGGAGATTCCGGCCCGCTTCTGCTTCGGGGACCCCATGATGATCCGGGGCGCGGGCAAGAATGAACACGAGGAGATCATGGAGTTCATCCATTGGAAGCTCACGGCCTGGAGCGCGACGTGA
- a CDS encoding MarR family winged helix-turn-helix transcriptional regulator translates to MHDLEQLSDLLIEFYEKLSSWEQAVVRDTPITLPQMHTLEILGQQSPLRMKELAAKMGVTTGTLTVGIDRLEKQGLVTRIPHETDRRSILVSLTETGRELYLEHHAHHLHLTREIEAALTPEETEQLASILTKLTQAL, encoded by the coding sequence ATGCATGATCTTGAACAACTCAGTGATCTGCTCATCGAATTCTACGAAAAACTGTCTTCGTGGGAACAGGCCGTGGTCCGGGACACGCCCATCACCCTGCCGCAGATGCACACCCTGGAGATCCTGGGTCAGCAGTCCCCGTTGCGCATGAAGGAGCTGGCGGCCAAGATGGGCGTGACCACCGGGACCCTGACCGTGGGCATAGACCGCCTGGAAAAGCAGGGGCTGGTGACCCGCATCCCCCACGAAACGGACCGCCGCTCCATCCTTGTGTCCCTGACCGAGACCGGGCGGGAGCTCTACCTTGAGCATCATGCCCACCACCTGCACCTGACCCGGGAGATCGAGGCCGCCCTGACCCCGGAGGAAACGGAACAGCTCGCATCCATCCTGACCAAGCTGACCCAGGCGTTGTAA
- a CDS encoding cation diffusion facilitator family transporter, protein MHNHSCSCGHDHHHEANHGERGTRFVFWLTVVTMAAEIFSGWAFGSMALLADGWHMASHAGAMAVAWFAYVWARKNADNPDLVFGAGKVNALAGFASAVGLILVALYMAGESFTRLLSPVPISFGPATLVAVLGLIINLVSAWWLRDEDHAHSHDHNLKAAYMHVLADALTSILAIFALLGGKYYGLNWLDPVMGIVGALVIGRWALGLLRETAWVLLDHRADKELHADILRRIEDGGEVRVRDLYVWNVGPRRLAAHVTVEDRTPRPPEYYKDLVAEITHLEHVTVEVHSCPCPAESADQECPGADHA, encoded by the coding sequence ATGCACAACCATTCCTGTTCCTGCGGCCATGACCATCACCACGAGGCTAATCACGGCGAGCGCGGGACCCGTTTTGTCTTCTGGCTGACCGTGGTCACCATGGCCGCAGAAATTTTTTCCGGCTGGGCTTTCGGCTCCATGGCGCTTCTGGCCGACGGCTGGCACATGGCCAGCCATGCCGGTGCCATGGCCGTGGCCTGGTTCGCCTATGTCTGGGCCCGCAAGAACGCCGACAACCCCGACTTGGTCTTTGGCGCGGGCAAGGTCAATGCCCTGGCCGGATTCGCCTCCGCGGTGGGGCTTATTCTCGTGGCCCTCTATATGGCGGGGGAATCTTTCACGCGGCTGCTCTCCCCCGTACCCATCTCCTTTGGCCCGGCAACCCTGGTGGCTGTGCTGGGCCTGATCATCAACCTCGTCAGCGCATGGTGGCTGCGCGATGAGGACCATGCGCACAGCCATGATCATAACCTGAAGGCCGCCTACATGCATGTCCTGGCCGACGCCCTGACATCGATCCTGGCCATCTTCGCTCTTTTGGGCGGAAAATACTACGGCCTGAACTGGCTCGATCCGGTCATGGGCATTGTCGGAGCCCTGGTCATCGGACGCTGGGCGCTCGGCCTGCTGCGCGAGACCGCCTGGGTCCTCCTCGATCATCGCGCGGACAAGGAACTGCATGCGGACATCCTGCGCCGCATCGAAGACGGCGGCGAGGTCCGGGTCCGCGACCTCTACGTCTGGAACGTGGGGCCTCGCCGCCTGGCTGCGCACGTCACGGTCGAAGACAGGACCCCCCGCCCTCCCGAATACTACAAGGATCTCGTCGCCGAAATTACGCATCTGGAGCACGTCACCGTGGAAGTCCACTCCTGCCCTTGTCCGGCGGAAAGCGCGGATCAAGAATGCCCTGGGGCCGACCATGCATGA
- a CDS encoding CDP-alcohol phosphatidyltransferase family protein has protein sequence MLDTHARRLVQPIFDAMAQAFARRGIGPLAVTLSAALLGGLAAGALALDWTILFLVLLWFSGLLDAVDGTLARQSGLASRAGAMLDIVCDRAVEALVIVVFGLRFPEARLELLVLCAAIILSLTVFLTAAAALPSSAGKSFHYQAGLAERSEGFLFFSFMALWPSGVGGVALVFALFVFITAGQRLRAALGFFRD, from the coding sequence ATGCTTGATACTCATGCCAGACGCCTTGTTCAGCCGATCTTTGACGCAATGGCGCAGGCCTTTGCCCGCAGGGGAATCGGTCCGCTCGCGGTGACGCTGTCGGCCGCGCTGCTGGGCGGCCTGGCCGCCGGCGCCTTGGCTTTGGACTGGACAATCCTGTTTCTGGTCTTGCTGTGGTTTTCGGGGCTTCTGGATGCGGTGGACGGAACCCTGGCTCGGCAGAGCGGATTGGCGAGCAGGGCCGGGGCCATGCTGGACATTGTCTGCGACCGGGCTGTGGAGGCGCTGGTCATCGTGGTCTTCGGGCTGCGTTTTCCGGAGGCCCGGCTTGAACTTCTGGTACTCTGCGCGGCCATCATCCTGTCCCTGACGGTTTTTCTGACGGCGGCAGCAGCCCTGCCCTCGTCGGCCGGCAAGAGTTTTCACTATCAGGCAGGGCTGGCCGAGCGCAGCGAGGGTTTTCTGTTTTTCTCCTTCATGGCCTTGTGGCCGTCAGGAGTCGGGGGAGTGGCGCTGGTCTTTGCTTTGTTCGTATTTATTACGGCAGGCCAGCGATTGCGGGCGGCGCTTGGATTTTTCAGGGATTGA
- a CDS encoding phosphoribosylanthranilate isomerase translates to MIIDGLVQVAGIRSPGEARMLLDCGVDLLGFPLRLPVHAPDTSEETARAIIEEVGPALCVLITYEEDPDRLVDLCRFLNVGTVQMHADVSPDTLARIKSRAPLNIFKSYVVGRESMGPAQFAQAYSPVCDAFITDTFDSNTGASGATGQVHDWSVSAELIQRSPRPVILAGGLNPANVRAAIKTVRPAAVDVHTGVEAPDGSKASDLVRAFVREARAGFAETAGS, encoded by the coding sequence ATGATTATCGACGGTCTGGTGCAGGTGGCGGGAATTCGCAGCCCTGGCGAGGCGCGCATGCTGCTGGACTGCGGCGTGGATCTGCTCGGTTTCCCCCTGCGGCTGCCCGTTCATGCGCCGGACACCTCCGAAGAAACGGCCCGCGCCATCATTGAAGAGGTGGGCCCTGCGCTCTGCGTACTCATCACCTACGAGGAGGACCCGGATCGACTCGTTGATCTGTGTCGTTTTCTGAACGTGGGCACGGTGCAGATGCACGCAGACGTCTCCCCGGACACTTTGGCCCGGATCAAGTCCCGCGCCCCTTTGAACATCTTCAAAAGTTACGTCGTGGGCCGGGAGTCCATGGGGCCGGCGCAGTTCGCGCAGGCCTACTCACCGGTTTGCGACGCCTTCATCACCGACACCTTCGACTCCAACACCGGCGCCAGTGGGGCGACGGGTCAGGTCCATGACTGGTCCGTGAGCGCGGAGCTGATTCAGCGCAGTCCGCGTCCGGTTATTCTGGCCGGTGGCCTGAATCCGGCCAATGTGCGGGCGGCTATCAAAACCGTGCGTCCGGCCGCCGTGGACGTGCATACCGGCGTGGAAGCCCCTGACGGCTCCAAGGCTTCGGACCTGGTGCGCGCCTTCGTACGCGAAGCCCGCGCCGGATTTGCCGAGACGGCCGGATCCTGA
- a CDS encoding NADH-dependent flavin oxidoreductase: MTADIFAPFTLGAYTLRNRLGVAPMTRMSAGREAIPRQDVLDLLVRRAQNGAALVFTEAIVTDYESAQGYPGQARLLTQPQIDAWKAVTEAIRARGAVSIMQMFHCGRMAWPEINPAGRSIAPSPVTPKQANPLTGQPYPVPDAMSHFDIAHVVSGFVETAKGAVAAGFDGVEIHGAHGYLINQFLSSYSNHRTDEYGGTMANRFRFARMIIRAVRDVLPKDTLLTFRVSNWGIADMDVSLCKDAREWEELIDLIDSEPIDALSLSTYDFKGKAFGTEQTMSGLTRSRTTKPLMICGKIHDRRTAQEALAEADIVLSGKSILLNPNFVEDVRQGKELPLYSSAEANVAYTFEPLP, translated from the coding sequence ATGACTGCGGATATCTTCGCACCTTTCACGCTTGGCGCATACACATTGCGGAACCGCCTTGGCGTGGCGCCCATGACCCGCATGTCCGCAGGCAGGGAAGCCATTCCGCGCCAGGACGTCCTGGATCTTTTGGTCCGGCGGGCCCAAAACGGCGCGGCCCTGGTTTTCACCGAGGCCATCGTCACGGACTACGAGAGCGCCCAGGGGTATCCTGGCCAGGCCAGATTGCTGACCCAGCCCCAGATCGATGCTTGGAAAGCCGTCACCGAGGCCATCCGCGCGCGCGGAGCAGTCTCCATCATGCAGATGTTTCACTGCGGACGCATGGCCTGGCCGGAAATCAACCCCGCCGGCCGTTCCATCGCGCCCAGCCCCGTCACGCCCAAGCAGGCCAATCCGCTCACCGGCCAGCCCTACCCCGTGCCCGACGCCATGAGTCATTTCGACATCGCCCATGTCGTCAGCGGGTTCGTGGAGACAGCCAAGGGGGCAGTGGCCGCCGGATTTGACGGAGTGGAGATCCACGGCGCCCACGGCTACCTCATCAACCAGTTCCTCTCCAGCTATTCAAACCATCGCACCGATGAATACGGCGGCACAATGGCCAACCGTTTTCGTTTCGCGCGAATGATCATCCGCGCCGTGCGCGATGTTCTGCCCAAAGACACGCTGCTCACATTTCGCGTTTCCAACTGGGGCATCGCGGACATGGACGTATCCCTGTGCAAGGATGCCCGAGAGTGGGAAGAGCTCATCGACCTCATCGATTCCGAGCCCATCGACGCCCTGTCCCTCTCGACCTACGATTTCAAGGGCAAGGCTTTTGGCACGGAGCAGACCATGAGCGGCCTGACACGCTCCCGGACCACCAAACCGCTCATGATCTGCGGCAAGATCCACGACCGCAGGACAGCGCAGGAGGCGCTTGCCGAGGCGGACATTGTCCTGTCCGGCAAGTCCATCCTGCTCAACCCAAACTTCGTGGAGGATGTGCGCCAGGGCAAGGAGTTGCCGCTGTATTCCTCCGCAGAGGCAAACGTGGCCTACACCTTCGAACCCCTGCCTTAA
- a CDS encoding PAS domain S-box protein, with product MHLMNPEHIQLLDALSQGAVILRDGRIAHANLCFATICNAGRETLRERFFCDFVIPKHRDRVEKYLLGIPDEPSCSQKTVEFTLQDANGAESFVEMQAKKISYLGLPALLCSLTDITQKTKTSQKLKRILDSIPEVIMAFDREHSRIESANSATEGIYGLPADQFVGNIFHPIDLVFPEDSAKVQAFYAGLIENEIDRIEYRIVHANGDIRWVRDEGEVIYKEQGLGRIQQVYHFIKDITDRKNDEEKLRVNEQKYRRIFQYSTDPIFVAMPDGSFVDINQAAISLFGYENREHALKGNVVDHFTAEKERKAIMTAIIQDGSITDHPTRLKTLSGETVDVVVTGGCRKNRNSGLLESYQIILHDMRALIERTELETYRRTMGGLSDRLNNIAQAQAMQYGLMSDYIEALKSTADGQRKEQLLARLLDKVSDSKRSLEDLRVLGEKIRKIYHAPEPPIPVPDGTGGILFDLK from the coding sequence ATGCACCTTATGAACCCTGAACACATCCAGCTGCTCGACGCCCTGAGCCAGGGCGCGGTGATTTTGCGCGACGGCAGGATTGCCCACGCCAACCTCTGTTTTGCCACGATCTGCAACGCCGGCCGAGAGACTCTGCGAGAAAGATTTTTTTGCGACTTCGTCATCCCCAAGCACCGCGACCGGGTCGAGAAGTACCTGCTTGGAATTCCGGACGAACCGAGCTGCTCGCAAAAAACGGTCGAATTCACCCTGCAGGATGCAAACGGGGCCGAATCGTTTGTCGAAATGCAGGCCAAAAAAATCAGCTACCTGGGCCTGCCTGCGCTGCTCTGCTCCCTGACCGACATCACCCAGAAGACGAAGACCAGCCAAAAACTCAAGCGCATTCTTGATTCCATCCCGGAAGTGATCATGGCCTTCGACCGCGAACATTCACGCATAGAGTCGGCCAACAGCGCTACAGAGGGAATCTACGGACTTCCGGCGGACCAGTTTGTCGGCAACATCTTTCACCCCATCGACCTGGTCTTCCCCGAGGACAGCGCAAAGGTTCAGGCCTTCTATGCAGGGCTCATCGAAAATGAGATCGACCGCATCGAGTACCGCATCGTCCACGCCAACGGCGATATCCGCTGGGTGCGGGACGAGGGCGAAGTCATCTACAAGGAACAGGGCCTGGGCAGAATCCAGCAGGTCTACCATTTCATCAAGGACATAACGGATCGCAAGAACGACGAGGAAAAGCTGCGCGTCAACGAGCAGAAGTACCGGCGTATCTTTCAGTACTCCACCGACCCCATCTTCGTGGCCATGCCGGATGGAAGCTTCGTGGACATAAACCAGGCCGCCATCTCACTCTTCGGGTATGAAAACCGCGAGCATGCCCTGAAGGGCAACGTCGTCGACCATTTCACGGCCGAAAAGGAACGAAAGGCCATCATGACCGCCATCATCCAGGACGGCAGCATCACCGACCACCCGACCCGGCTCAAGACCCTGTCTGGAGAGACCGTGGATGTCGTCGTGACCGGAGGCTGCAGGAAAAACCGCAACTCGGGACTCCTGGAAAGTTACCAGATCATCCTGCACGACATGCGCGCCCTGATCGAACGCACGGAGCTGGAAACCTACCGCCGAACCATGGGCGGCCTCTCGGACCGCCTGAACAACATCGCGCAGGCCCAGGCCATGCAGTACGGGCTGATGTCGGATTATATCGAAGCCTTGAAATCCACCGCGGACGGCCAGCGCAAGGAACAGCTTCTCGCGCGTCTGCTGGACAAGGTCAGCGATTCAAAGCGGTCCCTGGAAGACCTGCGCGTGCTCGGCGAAAAAATTCGCAAGATCTACCATGCGCCGGAACCGCCGATACCGGTTCCGGACGGGACCGGCGGCATTCTCTTCGACCTCAAGTAG
- a CDS encoding cysteine hydrolase, whose product MKKSMLLFVLAALVCICAAPALAGTIVEDWNAVQPPVPVELKAVTVSPENTAFLVLDIEERTCNMQARPRCVESAPRIGAFLAKARAAGMPVVHSLTSKGTPDTILPEAKPLPAEPIVQSSVDKFFNTELAAILKKLNVENVIIVGTTAEGAVLHTATGASMRGMNVIVPVDGMSAGTLYAEQYTAWHLLNAPGTRARASLTRLDMIDITLK is encoded by the coding sequence ATGAAAAAATCAATGCTTTTGTTTGTTTTGGCAGCGCTTGTCTGCATATGCGCAGCACCGGCCCTGGCCGGGACCATTGTCGAAGACTGGAACGCAGTGCAGCCTCCGGTGCCCGTGGAGCTCAAAGCCGTGACGGTCAGTCCGGAGAATACGGCCTTTCTTGTGCTCGACATCGAAGAACGGACCTGCAACATGCAGGCGCGGCCACGCTGCGTGGAGTCCGCGCCCCGCATCGGCGCCTTCCTGGCCAAAGCCAGGGCAGCGGGAATGCCCGTGGTGCACAGCCTGACCAGCAAGGGCACGCCTGACACCATCCTCCCCGAGGCCAAACCCTTGCCCGCGGAGCCCATTGTCCAGTCCTCCGTGGACAAGTTCTTCAACACCGAGCTTGCGGCGATCCTGAAAAAACTGAACGTGGAGAACGTCATCATTGTCGGCACCACTGCCGAAGGCGCGGTCCTGCATACCGCCACCGGCGCGTCCATGCGCGGCATGAACGTCATCGTGCCCGTGGACGGCATGTCTGCAGGCACCCTCTATGCCGAGCAGTACACGGCCTGGCATCTGCTGAACGCCCCCGGCACGCGAGCCCGGGCCAGTCTGACCAGGCTGGACATGATCGACATCACTTTGAAATAA
- a CDS encoding PaaI family thioesterase: protein MKMHYVIANPRYFMDIRHVIEQEIPYDRFLGLLVEEIRPGYARLRMPYRPEFIGDPRRPALHGGLISMLVDTCGGSAVWAACSVRDRVATIDMRVDYLRPADPADLIAIGEVKLLGNRVGNATVQIFSANNPDVVIAEGRAVYNIRKAGAKAPDNVCIPIGNP, encoded by the coding sequence ATGAAAATGCATTACGTCATCGCAAACCCGAGGTACTTCATGGATATCCGTCACGTCATCGAGCAGGAAATTCCTTACGACCGTTTTCTGGGCCTCCTGGTGGAAGAAATCCGCCCCGGCTATGCCCGGCTGCGCATGCCCTATCGCCCGGAATTCATTGGCGACCCGCGCCGCCCGGCGCTGCATGGCGGCCTCATCTCCATGCTCGTGGACACCTGTGGCGGCTCGGCCGTGTGGGCGGCCTGCTCGGTGCGGGACCGGGTGGCGACCATCGACATGCGCGTGGACTACCTGCGTCCGGCCGACCCGGCGGATCTCATCGCCATCGGCGAGGTCAAACTGCTGGGCAACAGGGTCGGCAACGCCACCGTGCAAATTTTTTCCGCGAATAATCCGGATGTGGTCATTGCCGAAGGCCGGGCCGTGTATAATATTCGAAAGGCAGGAGCAAAAGCTCCGGACAACGTGTGCATCCCGATCGGCAATCCATGA
- the minC gene encoding septum site-determining protein MinC produces MPSFEIKGKVAPCTLFRPLTVDLAKLSGDVEERLGQTPEFFRNMAVIVDLSALGEMRNGLDLSGLVRMLREQGMMPVGIQGGNEFHERLAPNLHLGVFPESRPAPSRVSSGGPNAPFSDAAAMIVDKPVRSGQQIYAKGRDLVVLAPVGQGSEVIADGNIHIYAPLRGRALAGVMGFEGARIFCKELRAELISVAGLYRVSEDLPENLHGVSAQIRLSGRQLLIESL; encoded by the coding sequence GTGCCGTCCTTTGAAATCAAAGGTAAAGTCGCTCCTTGCACGCTGTTCAGGCCGCTGACGGTCGATCTGGCCAAGCTGAGCGGTGATGTTGAGGAGCGTCTGGGGCAGACTCCCGAATTTTTTCGCAACATGGCCGTCATTGTGGACCTGTCCGCACTGGGCGAGATGCGCAACGGGCTGGACCTGAGCGGGCTGGTGCGCATGCTGCGGGAGCAGGGCATGATGCCCGTGGGCATCCAGGGCGGAAACGAATTTCATGAGCGTCTGGCCCCCAATCTTCACTTGGGCGTCTTTCCGGAGAGCAGGCCTGCTCCGAGCCGGGTTTCGAGTGGCGGACCGAATGCTCCGTTTTCCGACGCCGCGGCCATGATTGTGGACAAGCCCGTGCGATCCGGACAGCAGATTTATGCCAAGGGCCGCGATCTTGTGGTGCTGGCCCCCGTGGGGCAGGGCTCCGAGGTCATCGCCGACGGCAATATCCATATCTACGCGCCGCTGCGTGGGCGGGCCCTGGCCGGAGTCATGGGTTTCGAAGGGGCGCGGATCTTTTGCAAAGAATTGCGGGCGGAGCTGATCTCTGTTGCCGGACTGTACCGGGTCAGCGAGGATCTGCCCGAAAACCTGCATGGCGTTTCGGCTCAGATCCGGTTGAGCGGACGCCAGCTTTTGATTGAATCACTTTGA
- the minD gene encoding septum site-determining protein MinD, translating to MGKIIVVTSGKGGVGKTTSSASLATGLARRGMQVAVLDFDVGLRNLDLIMGCERRVVYDFVNVIQGDATLHQAMIRDKRVENLFILPASQTKDKDALRMEGVEKVLDELSARFDFVICDSPAGIEHGALMAMHFADEAVVVTNPEVSSVRDSDRVLGLLQSKTRKAKNGGNIREHLLLTRYDPERVARGEMLSVTDVEEILAIPLLGVIPESKSVLAASNSGEPVILDNVSDAGQAYEDAVSRLLGETLPHRFINPAKKGFFSRIFGG from the coding sequence GTGGGTAAAATTATTGTTGTTACTTCGGGCAAGGGCGGGGTCGGCAAGACCACTTCCAGCGCTTCCCTGGCCACGGGCCTGGCCCGCAGGGGCATGCAGGTCGCGGTGCTTGATTTCGACGTGGGCCTGCGCAACCTCGACCTGATCATGGGGTGCGAGCGTCGGGTGGTCTACGATTTCGTCAACGTCATCCAGGGCGATGCGACCCTGCATCAGGCCATGATCCGCGACAAGCGGGTCGAAAATCTTTTCATACTCCCCGCGTCCCAGACCAAGGACAAGGACGCCCTGCGCATGGAAGGCGTGGAGAAGGTGCTGGACGAGCTTTCCGCCCGGTTCGACTTCGTCATTTGCGATTCCCCGGCCGGCATCGAGCACGGGGCGCTCATGGCCATGCATTTCGCTGACGAGGCCGTGGTTGTGACCAACCCGGAGGTGTCTTCGGTGCGTGATTCCGACCGGGTGCTCGGGCTGCTCCAGAGCAAAACCAGAAAGGCCAAGAACGGCGGGAACATCAGGGAGCATCTGCTCCTGACCCGCTATGATCCCGAACGGGTCGCGCGGGGCGAGATGCTGAGCGTGACGGATGTGGAGGAGATCCTGGCCATCCCGCTTCTGGGGGTGATCCCGGAGTCCAAGTCCGTGCTGGCCGCCTCCAATTCCGGGGAACCGGTCATTCTCGACAACGTCAGCGACGCGGGTCAGGCCTACGAGGATGCCGTTTCCAGGCTTCTGGGCGAGACCCTGCCCCACAGGTTCATCAATCCGGCCAAGAAGGGCTTTTTTTCCAGGATATTTGGAGGCTGA